Proteins encoded together in one Coriobacteriia bacterium window:
- a CDS encoding flavodoxin domain-containing protein, whose product MAKVLVVYATKCGTCGEIAEEVAKIIREAGAEVDVVRASKAPKLAGYDAVVLGTAIRMFKPLGEMRRFVSSRRSELTSKRVAVFSVGLAPKDDTPEAEAEATKFIAPLVEAVKPVIVAKFAGAIIPERLSFPFNRAAADPNGAMAAGDYRDWDAIRAWAVEAADALGVSSRGAGT is encoded by the coding sequence GTGGCGAAGGTTCTCGTGGTCTACGCGACCAAGTGTGGGACATGCGGCGAAATAGCCGAGGAAGTGGCGAAGATCATTCGCGAGGCGGGTGCCGAGGTCGACGTGGTGCGAGCGTCGAAGGCGCCGAAGCTCGCCGGATACGACGCGGTCGTTCTGGGGACCGCCATCCGCATGTTCAAGCCCCTGGGCGAGATGCGACGGTTCGTCAGTTCGCGCCGTTCCGAGCTCACCTCGAAGCGGGTGGCGGTCTTCTCGGTGGGCCTGGCCCCCAAGGATGACACGCCGGAGGCCGAGGCCGAGGCAACGAAGTTCATCGCCCCGCTTGTCGAAGCGGTGAAACCGGTGATTGTGGCCAAGTTCGCCGGCGCCATCATCCCCGAGCGGCTGTCGTTCCCCTTCAACCGCGCGGCCGCCGACCCGAATGGTGCCATGGCGGCGGGGGATTATCGCGACTGGGATGCGATAAGAGCGTGGGCGGTCGAGGCGGCCGACGCCCTCGGTGTCAGCTCGAGGGGAGCGGGCACCTGA
- a CDS encoding tautomerase family protein has translation MPIVRIDITGPQTPEHVHAILRGTRASITSSLGVADGRIHLRVVETPASHVDAPACRTVRYTVIDIALYEGRTPELKAACVAAIRAALAADPGIEPSEVAVAFRDMSTLDLDVLPGEADE, from the coding sequence GTGCCCATCGTCCGCATCGATATCACGGGCCCACAGACACCCGAGCACGTCCACGCCATCTTGCGTGGGACGCGAGCCTCGATCACCTCCTCGCTCGGCGTGGCTGACGGTCGCATCCATCTGCGTGTTGTCGAGACTCCCGCAAGTCACGTCGATGCCCCAGCGTGCCGCACCGTGCGCTACACGGTCATCGACATCGCGCTGTACGAGGGCCGCACGCCCGAGCTCAAGGCCGCCTGCGTCGCGGCCATCCGCGCAGCGCTGGCCGCCGACCCGGGCATCGAGCCCTCTGAGGTCGCTGTGGCGTTTCGCGACATGAGCACGCTCGACCTCGACGTGCTGCCCGGCGAGGCCGACGAGTGA
- a CDS encoding radical SAM protein has product MAHVRSLFFDGPLTEVEDKAQLAVQLGRPSEVIWNITNRCNLLCDHCYMAATGHAAPEQLTDEEAIAIVDQMVDSGVPVLFMSGGEPMMRKNFWEILEHARAGNMHVVVSTNATLIDREAAKRLKTLGVDWIATSLYGPPPFHDKMVGVPGTHAKVVEAIKILREEGVGVALKSAVSKDTLPFIPHIIAKAKELDCGLIYLCDLITSGRSEGEEDARVSVAQWKVIAEGIVDDMIDPDVTLEYDIGALPSMIPYLAQRFEARGMDVTKGLERLKIISACPVGKGHMNINSEGGIMPCQFAQDWVIGNIREMTLADAVKELFVFDAADAKGWCSDDECEYSRICRGCRTKAFHEFGDPLGVDTTCILKSRDSGEVEAPQDFDPSQSPASPCCAPGACG; this is encoded by the coding sequence ATGGCACATGTACGCTCGCTCTTCTTCGACGGTCCCCTCACCGAGGTCGAGGACAAGGCGCAGTTGGCCGTCCAGCTCGGCCGACCCAGTGAGGTCATCTGGAACATCACCAACCGCTGCAACCTGCTGTGCGACCACTGCTACATGGCCGCCACCGGGCACGCGGCGCCTGAGCAGCTCACCGATGAAGAGGCCATCGCGATAGTCGACCAGATGGTCGACTCGGGCGTGCCGGTCCTGTTCATGAGCGGCGGCGAGCCGATGATGCGCAAGAACTTCTGGGAAATCCTCGAGCACGCGCGCGCGGGAAACATGCATGTCGTCGTCTCCACCAACGCCACGCTGATCGATCGCGAGGCGGCCAAGCGGCTCAAGACCCTCGGTGTGGACTGGATCGCGACCTCGCTCTACGGTCCTCCGCCCTTCCACGACAAGATGGTCGGCGTTCCCGGGACCCACGCCAAGGTCGTCGAGGCCATCAAGATCCTGCGCGAGGAAGGCGTCGGCGTCGCGCTCAAGAGCGCCGTCTCGAAAGACACTCTCCCCTTCATCCCCCACATCATCGCCAAGGCCAAGGAGCTCGACTGCGGCCTCATCTACCTGTGCGATCTCATCACGAGCGGACGCAGCGAGGGCGAAGAGGACGCGCGTGTAAGCGTTGCGCAGTGGAAGGTGATCGCCGAGGGAATCGTCGACGACATGATCGACCCTGACGTGACGCTCGAGTACGACATCGGCGCGCTGCCGTCGATGATCCCCTATCTGGCCCAGCGTTTCGAAGCCCGCGGCATGGACGTGACCAAGGGTCTTGAGCGCCTCAAGATCATCTCGGCGTGCCCCGTCGGCAAGGGTCACATGAACATCAACTCCGAGGGCGGCATCATGCCCTGCCAGTTCGCACAGGATTGGGTGATCGGCAACATCCGCGAGATGACACTGGCCGACGCGGTCAAGGAGCTGTTCGTCTTCGACGCAGCGGACGCCAAGGGCTGGTGTTCTGACGATGAGTGCGAGTACTCCCGCATCTGTCGTGGCTGCCGCACGAAGGCGTTCCACGAGTTCGGCGATCCGCTGGGTGTGGACACCACGTGCATCCTGAAGAGCCGCGACTCCGGTGAGGTGGAGGCGCCTCAGGACTTCGATCCCAGCCAGTCACCCGCTTCCCCCTGCTGCGCCCCGGGCGCCTGCGGCTGA
- a CDS encoding HepT-like ribonuclease domain-containing protein gives MSGPRDDSLLLDDVVDAAERLISLGSRVPRGWLGQDRDVNEMILWNVVVLGEATKRMREQTRLRFSDVPWELLARTRDRIVHHYEGVDWHIMTLIACDEIPGLLPRLIEIRDTVRTEFDAQEPAR, from the coding sequence ATGTCTGGACCGCGTGACGACTCTCTCCTGCTCGATGATGTCGTCGACGCGGCGGAGCGACTAATCTCCTTGGGCTCGCGGGTCCCACGAGGGTGGTTGGGCCAAGACCGCGACGTGAACGAGATGATCCTGTGGAACGTTGTGGTTCTGGGCGAGGCCACCAAACGCATGCGCGAGCAGACGCGTCTCAGGTTCTCTGACGTTCCTTGGGAGTTGCTTGCTCGCACACGCGACCGGATCGTCCACCACTACGAGGGTGTGGACTGGCACATCATGACGCTGATTGCCTGCGACGAAATCCCCGGTCTGCTACCGCGCCTCATAGAGATCCGCGACACCGTCCGGACTGAGTTCGACGCCCAGGAACCAGCCCGCTGA
- a CDS encoding AzlC family ABC transporter permease, which produces MSRRKHSAKAGVIDVAPILIGIVPFGLVAGAAVIHAGMGVTEAMAMSLFVNAGASQIVATTIFDAGAPLWVALATALIVNARMFIYSTSIAPVFADTPAWLRPILGHMLVDQNYASTMTKGRLRDDIDAVPYYVGAWIALASVWQVSNLAGALLGPLVPPEWGLEFAVPLVFLAMLAPALKDRTSVGVAVVTAVAAAVLVPLLPLQLGLVAALLAGMGYGAWRDIVKDGDGK; this is translated from the coding sequence GTGAGTCGCCGCAAGCACAGCGCCAAGGCCGGAGTCATCGACGTCGCCCCGATTCTCATCGGGATAGTGCCGTTCGGCCTCGTGGCGGGCGCGGCGGTCATCCATGCCGGCATGGGAGTCACCGAGGCCATGGCCATGTCGCTCTTCGTGAACGCTGGCGCCTCACAGATCGTGGCGACGACCATCTTCGACGCGGGCGCCCCGCTATGGGTGGCGCTGGCGACAGCGCTCATCGTCAACGCGCGCATGTTCATCTACTCCACGTCGATCGCGCCGGTCTTTGCCGACACACCGGCGTGGCTTCGGCCGATTCTCGGCCACATGCTGGTGGACCAGAACTACGCCTCGACCATGACGAAGGGGCGCCTGCGTGACGACATCGATGCCGTGCCGTACTACGTCGGCGCGTGGATCGCGCTGGCCTCTGTTTGGCAGGTCTCGAACCTCGCAGGTGCGCTGCTCGGCCCGCTGGTGCCGCCGGAGTGGGGTCTGGAGTTCGCCGTGCCGCTCGTCTTCCTCGCCATGCTCGCGCCGGCGCTCAAGGACCGCACCTCGGTGGGCGTTGCCGTCGTGACGGCGGTCGCGGCCGCGGTCCTCGTGCCGCTCTTGCCGCTGCAGCTGGGACTTGTCGCAGCACTGCTCGCCGGGATGGGGTACGGCGCATGGCGCGACATCGTCAAGGACGGTGACGGCAAGTGA
- a CDS encoding AzlD domain-containing protein, whose product MTATAQFWVLIVVLAVGTWAMRSLPIMLHGRVPHPPWLERLLKHVPVAALTALVVPGALYVKDAAGAYAFSPARTVAAVVALLVALKTKNVLATLVVGMGVMWAMQAALGGG is encoded by the coding sequence GTGACCGCGACCGCGCAGTTCTGGGTGCTGATCGTCGTGCTGGCCGTCGGCACTTGGGCGATGCGCAGCCTGCCGATCATGCTGCATGGCCGAGTGCCGCACCCGCCGTGGCTCGAGCGGCTGCTCAAGCACGTCCCGGTGGCCGCGCTGACGGCGCTCGTTGTGCCGGGCGCTCTGTACGTGAAGGATGCCGCAGGGGCGTACGCGTTTTCACCGGCTCGCACGGTGGCCGCCGTGGTGGCGCTACTGGTGGCGCTGAAGACCAAGAATGTGCTCGCCACTCTGGTCGTGGGGATGGGCGTCATGTGGGCGATGCAAGCGGCGCTGGGCGGCGGGTAG
- a CDS encoding cell wall-binding repeat-containing protein, with protein MRYARWFSRIVSLSVAVSMLATGVPIALATTPGIVSASTVEPTTLSQNYVRLTGSGPSGSSVAVSKRGWSKSPYVVIASSSSALDQLVAAPLAGVYSAPLLLTDGKTLSRSVSGEIRRLGARTALVVGDTKRVPKSVTTALKKAGIRTTKRLGAASSSATARLVAEQIRARRGAVPAVFVVNAKSVAWGAAAVPMATKFGMPILYSGTATLATDTRRFLEARKPNQAILIGGPSSITTPQAEAIKSAAGIDDSRVMRVSGTSVYDSAAQLGEMGFAQGLSYANTAIAAASNNSDLYVAATLAARKRGMLIPSAGSAVPQSTYDFIESHCSSMKSVWLVGSSNSIPNAQLSDLKEAGQTLFKDDVKVVKEALNSDLASISPDARTLYFNSGTDLSGIEVADVLVSGPTDAAPYGYLKRVVNIESAGALVSVVTTAANLGDVIKKGSLDVKMGEAGELGRLPGAFAVKEARVVDDTHVDVEFSGLEAISGESSDSVAAGVPAGQIGDPMKTKIGWSRGVPLNQELYKSTAARVWTEGNLTVGIQIAVNASWGVTSWRTERVGYPQLVRWHWWGPEFRQAFYETRIPTGFGLESASFVTHFNEALNLKILWTGAWTMERTKDLGRIKLASAAFPIGFVPVVITFGMTPTVGVQGALGVSGSVQVTQSFNASAGYAWHYERGGTSLSSSTNSCNFQLPTGSLTGYAKGWAGVRMDAMFYDVAGPYAEPRAFLRLDGNSAWSPAFKLRAGIEMTWGGQLEFFGMRKSWGFGPATLWSTLLYPRVKIFRSMPAGAAAASPALLRAQNAPESQAETVTIDPATVQPTDFSLEPTGTQVLDAQLLPDARTVRLTTTPLVQGVTYAVNVADLLILDVEGQPVVASGAPFSLRERVAPTTSLSVPPPDGLEGWYRTPPLVTLAADEPGFTKLAWGTTTPTVDGPGFSAGTTTTAPSGENRLYYYSTDLAGNSEPVKSAPFKVDPLAPVNPPFTAGTAVSSPTNAASVSMGFAGAIDGASGVAGYSTSWTSGSAGSPDATIDTTLTSTTQALSDGFWYFNLRTVDRAGNWSAASSMGPFVIDRTPPTVLSSVPLNDATASSLRQPVSITFSEAVEFEDGGVYVQYPDGPNWLNYAGAEAYNPATRTWTWIPDADYPSCEVRVLIDGVRDPAGNWMPPTTWRFWANCE; from the coding sequence ATGCGTTACGCTCGCTGGTTTTCGAGGATAGTCAGCCTGTCCGTCGCGGTCTCGATGCTGGCCACAGGCGTCCCGATAGCACTCGCAACCACCCCAGGAATCGTCTCGGCTTCGACCGTCGAACCCACCACGCTCTCGCAGAACTATGTTCGTCTGACGGGCTCCGGCCCCAGCGGCAGTTCTGTGGCGGTATCGAAGCGCGGCTGGTCGAAGTCCCCGTATGTCGTTATCGCATCTTCATCGTCGGCGCTGGATCAGCTCGTTGCCGCACCGCTCGCAGGCGTGTACTCGGCTCCGCTGCTGCTGACCGACGGGAAGACCCTGTCGCGTTCAGTCAGTGGCGAGATCCGTCGGCTGGGCGCCAGAACCGCCCTCGTGGTAGGTGATACGAAACGCGTCCCGAAGAGCGTGACGACAGCACTCAAGAAGGCGGGAATCCGGACCACGAAGCGCCTGGGTGCGGCCAGCTCCTCAGCAACCGCACGTCTCGTCGCCGAGCAGATCCGCGCCCGGAGAGGAGCAGTCCCGGCGGTATTCGTCGTGAACGCCAAGTCCGTCGCGTGGGGAGCTGCGGCTGTTCCGATGGCGACGAAGTTCGGCATGCCGATTCTCTACTCGGGCACAGCGACCCTAGCCACCGACACTCGGCGCTTCCTCGAGGCTCGGAAACCGAACCAAGCGATTCTGATCGGCGGCCCGTCATCCATCACCACACCTCAGGCTGAGGCGATCAAGTCCGCTGCCGGCATCGACGATTCGAGAGTGATGCGGGTGTCGGGCACCAGCGTCTATGATTCGGCGGCTCAACTGGGCGAGATGGGATTCGCGCAGGGCTTGTCATACGCAAACACGGCTATAGCAGCTGCTTCGAACAACTCGGATCTCTACGTCGCGGCAACACTGGCGGCACGCAAGCGCGGCATGTTGATTCCGTCTGCAGGTTCAGCAGTTCCACAGTCCACCTATGACTTCATCGAGTCCCATTGTTCATCGATGAAATCGGTGTGGCTTGTCGGAAGCAGCAACTCGATTCCGAACGCACAGCTGTCCGACCTGAAGGAGGCAGGGCAGACCCTGTTCAAAGACGACGTGAAGGTCGTGAAGGAGGCGCTGAACAGCGATCTGGCCAGCATCTCACCGGACGCGCGGACGCTTTACTTCAACAGCGGCACGGACCTTTCCGGCATCGAGGTGGCGGACGTTCTGGTCTCGGGCCCGACGGATGCCGCGCCGTACGGCTACCTCAAGCGAGTGGTGAATATCGAGAGCGCGGGGGCTCTGGTATCCGTGGTCACAACGGCCGCAAACCTGGGAGATGTTATCAAGAAAGGTTCCCTCGACGTGAAGATGGGGGAAGCTGGAGAACTGGGTCGCTTGCCGGGTGCCTTCGCTGTCAAAGAGGCGCGGGTCGTGGATGATACACACGTCGATGTCGAGTTCTCTGGACTCGAGGCCATCAGTGGTGAGTCCTCGGATTCAGTAGCTGCGGGAGTGCCTGCGGGTCAGATCGGCGACCCGATGAAGACCAAGATCGGTTGGTCGCGCGGTGTTCCGCTCAATCAGGAGCTCTACAAGAGCACTGCTGCTCGCGTGTGGACTGAAGGCAATCTCACGGTCGGGATTCAGATCGCAGTCAACGCCAGCTGGGGTGTGACCTCATGGAGAACAGAGCGCGTCGGGTACCCCCAGCTCGTACGTTGGCACTGGTGGGGTCCGGAGTTTCGCCAAGCGTTCTACGAAACGCGCATTCCCACAGGATTCGGGCTGGAGAGCGCATCGTTCGTCACGCACTTCAATGAGGCCCTGAACCTCAAGATCCTGTGGACGGGCGCATGGACTATGGAGCGCACGAAGGACCTAGGGCGCATCAAACTGGCAAGTGCGGCCTTCCCAATCGGCTTCGTGCCGGTCGTCATAACGTTCGGCATGACTCCAACCGTCGGAGTCCAGGGCGCTTTGGGGGTGTCGGGCAGCGTTCAAGTCACCCAGAGCTTCAACGCAAGCGCTGGGTATGCTTGGCACTACGAGAGGGGCGGCACATCGCTTTCCTCGAGCACCAACAGCTGCAACTTCCAGCTCCCGACCGGGTCCCTGACCGGATACGCCAAGGGGTGGGCTGGCGTGCGCATGGACGCGATGTTCTACGACGTGGCGGGACCTTACGCGGAGCCTCGCGCGTTCCTGCGCCTAGACGGCAACTCGGCCTGGAGCCCAGCGTTCAAACTGCGCGCCGGGATCGAAATGACATGGGGAGGACAACTCGAATTCTTCGGAATGCGGAAGTCCTGGGGGTTCGGTCCTGCGACGCTGTGGTCAACGCTTCTGTACCCGCGGGTGAAAATATTCCGCTCAATGCCAGCGGGGGCAGCAGCAGCGTCGCCTGCCTTGCTACGCGCTCAGAACGCACCTGAAAGCCAGGCTGAGACCGTCACCATCGACCCGGCAACGGTGCAGCCAACGGACTTCTCACTGGAACCGACCGGCACGCAGGTGCTCGACGCGCAGCTCCTTCCCGACGCCCGTACTGTCCGACTCACGACGACCCCTCTCGTCCAAGGCGTAACTTACGCAGTGAACGTAGCTGACCTGCTCATTCTCGATGTGGAGGGTCAGCCCGTCGTAGCCTCTGGAGCTCCGTTCAGCCTGCGGGAGAGAGTCGCACCCACCACATCGCTCTCTGTTCCGCCACCCGATGGGCTGGAGGGCTGGTATCGAACTCCGCCGCTTGTAACGCTGGCGGCGGATGAGCCGGGCTTCACGAAGCTGGCGTGGGGCACGACGACCCCCACTGTCGACGGCCCGGGGTTCAGTGCAGGCACCACGACAACCGCCCCATCAGGGGAGAACCGCTTGTACTACTACTCAACCGATCTCGCGGGCAACAGCGAGCCGGTCAAGAGCGCACCGTTCAAAGTGGATCCGCTCGCACCCGTGAACCCGCCGTTTACTGCCGGGACCGCTGTTTCCTCTCCAACCAACGCCGCGTCAGTCAGCATGGGCTTCGCGGGGGCAATTGATGGCGCGTCAGGAGTCGCTGGTTACTCCACGTCGTGGACCTCGGGATCCGCGGGTTCTCCAGACGCCACGATAGACACAACGCTCACATCGACCACGCAGGCGCTGAGCGATGGATTCTGGTACTTCAATCTCCGAACCGTGGACAGAGCCGGCAACTGGTCTGCCGCGTCATCGATGGGCCCGTTCGTGATTGACCGAACACCGCCTACAGTGCTCTCCAGCGTTCCCCTAAATGATGCAACGGCCTCGAGCCTTCGCCAGCCGGTCAGTATCACCTTCTCTGAGGCCGTGGAGTTCGAGGACGGCGGGGTCTACGTGCAGTATCCCGATGGCCCGAACTGGCTGAACTACGCGGGTGCTGAGGCATACAATCCCGCGACTCGAACGTGGACCTGGATACCGGATGCCGACTACCCGAGCTGCGAGGTCAGGGTACTGATCGACGGAGTGCGTGACCCGGCGGGGAACTGGATGCCACCCACCACTTGGCGCTTCTGGGCCAACTGTGAGTAG
- a CDS encoding ATP-binding protein, whose product MYPRFARDRVQDALADTPAVLIHGPRQCGKTTLARAIGADLGHEYVTFDDDTVRRAADADPMGFVSRLPDRVILDEVQRVPQVFPALKFAIDRERTEGRFLLTGSANVLLVPTMTESLAGRMETVRLHPLAQCELRGVRSGFLAAAFHDGFAAVPRVERESLPELIVAGGFPPALARKSAPRRAAWYREYIDAIVQRDVRDLARVRSLDVLPRLIELLAGHTACLLNITELAGPFSVSRPTIREYVTLLERVFAVVETPAWHSSTMKRLIKAPKLHVADTGIVTSALGMGVPELADDRSRYGRILESFVANELMRMASFDDEPTRFSHWRDKDGYEVDVVLERGARLVGVEVKAAWTVRDSDFRGLRRLRDALGSRFACGIVLHDGEALVPFGDRLWAVPTSGLWNR is encoded by the coding sequence TTGTACCCGCGTTTCGCCCGCGACCGCGTTCAGGATGCGCTTGCTGACACGCCCGCGGTACTGATTCATGGTCCGCGCCAGTGCGGCAAGACGACGTTGGCGCGCGCGATCGGGGCTGATCTCGGGCACGAGTACGTCACCTTTGATGACGACACCGTGCGCCGCGCTGCCGACGCAGACCCAATGGGCTTCGTCAGCCGCCTGCCGGACAGAGTGATTCTCGACGAGGTTCAGCGGGTACCGCAGGTGTTTCCAGCGCTCAAGTTCGCCATTGACCGCGAGCGGACGGAGGGGCGATTCCTGCTCACGGGTTCGGCCAATGTCCTCTTGGTGCCAACGATGACAGAGTCACTCGCGGGGAGGATGGAGACGGTTCGACTTCATCCACTTGCGCAGTGCGAGTTGCGCGGTGTTCGATCGGGCTTCTTGGCAGCGGCCTTCCATGACGGCTTCGCGGCCGTGCCGCGCGTCGAGAGGGAGTCGCTCCCGGAGTTGATCGTCGCCGGAGGCTTCCCACCGGCGCTAGCCAGGAAGTCTGCGCCGAGACGCGCCGCATGGTACCGAGAGTACATCGACGCGATCGTGCAGCGAGATGTTCGCGATCTGGCTCGCGTTCGCTCCCTCGATGTCCTGCCCAGACTCATCGAGCTTCTCGCAGGACACACGGCCTGTCTGCTCAACATCACCGAGTTGGCAGGTCCGTTCTCAGTCAGCCGCCCGACCATTCGCGAGTATGTCACCCTTCTTGAGCGCGTGTTTGCAGTGGTCGAAACCCCGGCATGGCACTCCAGCACGATGAAGCGACTGATCAAGGCGCCGAAGCTTCACGTGGCCGACACCGGTATCGTGACCTCGGCCCTGGGAATGGGAGTCCCTGAGCTGGCGGATGACCGATCCCGGTACGGGCGGATACTCGAGAGCTTCGTCGCCAATGAGCTGATGCGTATGGCAAGCTTCGATGATGAGCCCACTAGGTTCTCTCACTGGAGAGACAAGGACGGGTACGAGGTGGACGTGGTACTAGAGCGCGGCGCGCGACTGGTTGGCGTCGAGGTCAAAGCGGCATGGACCGTGAGGGACAGCGACTTTCGCGGGCTCCGGCGACTTCGAGATGCGCTGGGGTCGCGCTTCGCCTGCGGCATCGTGCTACACGACGGAGAGGCGCTGGTACCTTTCGGGGATCGACTCTGGGCTGTGCCGACCAGCGGATTGTGGAACCGCTGA